Sequence from the Molothrus ater isolate BHLD 08-10-18 breed brown headed cowbird chromosome 13, BPBGC_Mater_1.1, whole genome shotgun sequence genome:
TTTGGGatccctggggtgtccctggaatTCATCCATGTGGATTTGGGGATCAACCCTGGAATTGCCCCTTGTGGATTTTGGGATCCCCAGGAGTTTCCCCATGTGGGTTTTGGGATCACCTGGGTGGTTTTTGGGatccccagggtgtccctggaATTGCCCTGTGTGGATTTTGGGATCACCTGGAATTCCCTCATGCAGATTTTGGGATCACCTCTGGAATTCCCCCGTGTAGATTTTGGGATCACCCCTGGAACTGCCTTGTGTGGATTTTGGAATCCCCGGGGTGTCCCTGGAATGCATCCATATGGATTTTGGGATCACCTGGAATTGCCCCGGGTGGATTTCGGGATGACGCCTGGAATTCCCCGTGCGGATTTGGGATCCCGGTGGTGTTTTTCGGGATCCCCCGTGATTTGGGATCCCCGCGGGGCTGGGACCGGAGCCGTTCCGGGGcggggctgcccagggccgGTTCCGCTCTGTTGTGGCAACGGCGCCGGGAGCCGCGCGGGCCCCGGGAACGGCGGGGAAAACATCCCGGGAAAACATCCCGGGAACGGCGGGGAAATCATCCCGGGAACGGCGGGGAAATCATCCCGGGAACGGCGGCTCCAGCTCCCGCTGCACTCCCAGCACCGCCCCGTGAGTGCCCGGGATCCCCGGGATTCCAAGGGTTCCTGGGAATTGTTTGGGAAGGGTGTGGGTtcgggaatgggaatgggacacAGCGGGAtcagggatgggattgggaatgggaatgggaatgggattgggacagggaatgggaaggggaacagggatggaatgggaatgggaatggaacACAGTGGGATCAGGGACGGGAATGGGAATAGGattgggacagggaatgggaacggggTTGGGACAGGGAATAGGAATGGGATTggggatgggaaatgggaatgggacatGGTGGGAtaagggatgggaatgggaataggaTTGGGACAGGGAAGTGGAACGGGattgggacagggaatggggacaggaatgggaatgggaaagctgggattgggaatgggaattggGATCGGGAATGGGACGCACTGGGATTGGGAAGGGGACAGGGTGGTATCAGGAATGGGACATGGCAGGATCGGGAATGGCAGAACAGGAACAGGACTGGGACGCCCTCACCCTCACCCtgctccccgtgtccccccccgtgtccccgctgtccccgctgtccccgctgtccccgctgtccctgccagccacGCCCCCCGGgatgtccctgccagccccgggccgggccctgCCCGCGCAGGAGCCGCTCCGGAGGCACGGGAACATCCCGAGCCTGGAGCCCCCCTCGGAACGCCGGCCTGCCCCGGCTGTCCCTGgccattcccaggagagcacgGGACGCCCCCAGGAGCCGGTGAGTGACACGGTGGGGGGGACACACATGTGGGGGACAGAGATGTCCCCAGGGTggcctgggaggggacagccccgggcTTGGCTGCTGTTCATCTTGGGAATGAAGCAATTCCTGGATTTCCCCATTCCCGGCAGATGTGGAGGAAGGACTGGAGCCTCTGGCTTCTCCTGCCcacctttccctgtccccagggtcccccaGGGCTGTCACCTCCCGCCAGGCCAGTGGCCAAGGCCATTCCCAAGGCACGTGGCTCCTCTGGCCAAGGTCCTGTGGCTGCCAGGATCCTTCCCAAGGGGATCCAGGATAATGCCTCAGGAAttcttcccccttccccagcatctccagccaCACATGAGGCAAAAAATCCAGGAGAATCTTTGGGAATGTTCATCCCTCTGTTGTTCTTCACCCCATCCCTCTGTTAAAGAGCTGGAAATCCTCAAAAAGCTCCgagtttgggggtcccaggtCCAACCCTACATCCCTGGGAGATTCCACAGGAGGTGgatgggaaaaaagggaaaagagggagatggggaagtaaaaggagaggagaaggttgggaaggacagaaggaagggtggatggatggatggatgatggatggatggatccatggatccatggatggatggatccatggatggatggatggatggatccatggatggatggatggatggatggatggatggatccatggatggatggatggatggatggatggatggatggatggatggatggatggtgccAAGAGCAGGGGACAATCTGCGCATCTCTCAGCTCCCCCATGGTGTGTCTGATCCTCATCCTGAGCCATTCCCTGGGACCAGGGGGGTTGTCCCTCTCCGGGGTGACATCCCTTTCtgtccagcagtgccagccctgctctggtcCCCAGGGGGGTGGCAGCCACCGCCTGGCGCTGCAGAGGATGGCGGGGCACCTGCTGTCCCTGCGCCGCCGTGTCGCCAGCCTGGAGGCGGAGAACGGGCACCTGCGGCACAGCCTGGCCCGGCTGCGGGAGCCGGAGCAGCTCCGCGGCACCGACACCGACGTGCTGAGCCGGGACGAGCTGCTGGACAGGCTGGGTGCGTGCCGGGCACGGgcagggcactgccaccctgcctgggtgacagggacatggcGTGTCACCCTGGGGACGGGCAGGACATGCGGGGCACTGCCACCCTTGGTGGGGGACCAGGACAAGGCACATCatcctggggacaggcaggacatgATGGCACTGCCACTCTGTGTGGGTGACCGGGGTGTGGTGTgtcaccctggggctgggcagggccacactgggcactgccaccctgggtgggtgacagggctgtccccacaccCACCCCGGGTGgtgacagggctgtccccgCAGCTACCCCGGGTGgtgacagggctgtccccgCAGCCACCCTGTCCCGCGAGCTGGCGGCGGGCGCGTTGGAGCTGCGGGCGCTGCGGGACCGGGTGCAGCGGCTGCAGAACGAGCTGATCCGGGTACGGCCCCGCGGGCACCGCGGGcacccggggctgccccggggctcggggccgtgcccggcACTCCCGGGGCTTCTCCCGCAGAAGAACGACCGCGagaaggagctggtgctgctccagcgacggcagcagctggcactgaggcGCTGCCAGGACAGGGCGGCCGAGGCCGGGGCGCTGCAGCAGGCGCTGCGGCAGCAGGACAAGGTGACACGGCCCGGGTGACAAGGACGGGTttggggacactgccagcccCTCCCCGGCCCTGCACGGGCTGGGCACGGAGCCCTGGCGCGgcgctggggacac
This genomic interval carries:
- the CCDC33 gene encoding coiled-coil domain-containing protein 33, producing MAGHLLSLRRRVASLEAENGHLRHSLARLREPEQLRGTDTDVLSRDELLDRLATLSRELAAGALELRALRDRVQRLQNELIRKNDREKELVLLQRRQQLALRRCQDRAAEAGALQQALRQQDKVTRPG